TTTTACTGacctgcaggaggaaaaaaaaataataaaagtaataaaaaacaCCCATAAGACTCCAAACTACCACTACTACACAACAGCAAATAAATTTTGGCTAAAACTTTCACTCGCTGCATagggaagcagagaagcagatTACAAATCGTGGCAAAAGAATACACTTAAAAGTTGCAGTATGTCgtcttaaaaataagatttatatGCTTTTCCAGCCCACTCATTCGCTGCTATCATCGATATCATTGAGAAACCTAAGCTCAGTGGCACAGGGAGCCCTCGCTGCTCTCGCAACTGGGGTTGGAacgggaggagggggagagggggggctTTATTTACCGAAAATTAAGGAGCAGTTGTTTCTTAAAAGGAACTGATATCCCGTCTGTCCTTCGCTTCCTGAGTGAACAATCAGAAGGGAAACTATATGGCCAAGTCTAACCACTCCAGGCTGGGAATTGTCCTGAAGGAAAGAGCTTTTGCTGCCACTTTAAAGCACGGAGTAGGCTCTTGTGACCGATGAgaggttttttcccctgttaaGTTTAGGTTTGTCAATGCCATTCAGGCGTTTTTGTATCTGCCgcaacaaacaaaaaccaaaatgaaaactaaaacaaaaaaaaaccaaaaaaatacaacttaaaaGTGCACCAGATATACAAAGTTGGTTCTTTTTCTAATGCAAAATGCCCAtaacttttttccttatgtATCTCTTTAATACCAAACAAACCGTATAACCAGCCtgctgaaatgttattttgcttctgtttttgttgttttttttttttctcctgtgcgGTTTGAAGTAGCAGATATTTACAAGCTAACaaccataaaagaaaataagagagcaAAACCAACGAACAGAACTGCACAAGCAGTAAAAAGTTTGATAACTTGTAATGCTTTTCTTATcgatgaaacaaaacaacaacagaaatctATGATCGATGATCAACATGCTATAGTTAAACAAGAAAATGGtacaaaatagaaattattacCATACATGTCCAGCATGCaggattaatatttttaatgcagattttCGTATTTTTTCTATATAATCAAGCAGGCAATAAAACtgatgagttttttttctttctttctttcaatctttctttctttcctttcttagaTTGAATGTCCCGTCTGAGTCCTGTAACTTATTTCTCAAAGCAGGCAATATATGAAGAGTTTGCATATAttgtcctttttatttattctctttttccaaGCAGGTAAATTGTGCATGAGATGGTGCTGTGCATGTCCTCTCTCTTTCCAAGCAGGCAGTATGTTATAGATGGCTTGTTCATtgtccttttttattattattctcttaAAGTCCATCTCGTTCTGCAAGCAAGCGATCTATAAAACGCTTCATTtgtccttttctcctttgcttctgcctctgtccctctctctaACTCACAAACCAAAGTTGAAAAGTTGCACTTTACCtctcccatccccacccccagcctactTTTCCCACAGCTAATCTAGAAGACTggatgctgcaaaaaaaaaaaaataataataaaaaaaaaaatcgagtctctatttttctctccttctttctctctagTCAAGCAgacagatggatggagatgTCAGAGGAGGGTGGGGGGAGGTGACAGGGGTCAGGTTTGGgggagtggggttttttttgtttttgttttttttttttaattatttttgttaagcACTCACATGAAGAACTCTGGGGAAGACGGGTTGTCACTGGTGGAGCCGGCCTCTCTGAAGCCATTGCTGGCAAGTTTCTCACACTTGAGCTTGTAGGCGTCTCTCTCTCTGACGAGCCGGGTCACTTCTTGCTTGAGCTGTTCCACCTGCTGAATGAGCTGGGTCTTTTCGTTCTCCAGGTGGTGCTTCTGCTGGACACGTTTATACCTGCAGGACTGGGCATAGCCCCTGTTCTTCAAGGTCCTCCTCTTCTGCTTGAGGCGGATCACCTCGTCTTTGGTGAAGCCTCGGAGGTGCCTGTTGAGCTCCCTCACGGACATGGAGACCAGCTGGTCATCCGAGAACCGGTCCTCCACGCTGCTGGAGGGGGGATGCTGCTGGTGCGAgttctggagctgctgggaggagctggaggaggtggagggggtgggagaggcctggtggtgatgatggtggtggtggtgagggtGCCCGCTGCCGGCCAGATCTTCGTGAGTGACCGCGGGGTACTGGTGGTGGtgttggtggtggtggtgatggtgatggtggtgggcCCGGAAGCTCTCAAAGCCTTGCAGCTGCTGGGACACTTGGTGGGACCCAATGAGAGCTTCGACAGCATCCTCTGGGGTGAGGTTCAGCGCCTCGGGATTCATCTGCTGGTAGCTGTTGGCCATCCAGTACAGGTCCTCCAAGTGGGTCTTCTGCTCGGTGGGGCTGAAGCTGGGCGAGGAGGGCACGGAGCTGCAGGGGGTGCTGATGGGGGTGGAGGAGACGGA
Above is a genomic segment from Cuculus canorus isolate bCucCan1 chromosome 16, bCucCan1.pri, whole genome shotgun sequence containing:
- the MAFB gene encoding transcription factor MafB, with amino-acid sequence MAGELSIGAELPTSPLAMEYVNDFDLMKFDVKKEPLSRNDRSGRHCTRLQPAGSVSSTPISTPCSSVPSSPSFSPTEQKTHLEDLYWMANSYQQMNPEALNLTPEDAVEALIGSHQVSQQLQGFESFRAHHHHHHHHHQHHHQYPAVTHEDLAGSGHPHHHHHHHHQASPTPSTSSSSSQQLQNSHQQHPPSSSVEDRFSDDQLVSMSVRELNRHLRGFTKDEVIRLKQKRRTLKNRGYAQSCRYKRVQQKHHLENEKTQLIQQVEQLKQEVTRLVRERDAYKLKCEKLASNGFREAGSTSDNPSSPEFFM